DNA sequence from the Bradyrhizobium sp. CIAT3101 genome:
CTCGGGCAGTTTTTGGGGCGATCCCGATGACGAAGCCGGGATGGAAGTCACGGTCAATGTGAAATCAGAACCTGTCGGGCAAGCCCCTCCCTGAGTGACTATCAAGCCACTCCACATTCGATACTCGCCACCCGTCGCGTTTCTTTTCATGCCCGTACGGAGCTTGCCATGATGAGAGGATCCTTATTCAGCGGCTTGCGGGGTCCGCAGGAGAGATTCATCGTCAAGAGCATGTCGTTCAACGGGCGGAAGTCCCCGCCCCTTCACCAAGCCGAAAATCGCGGGGATCACGACGAGCGTCAGCAACGTCGATGACATCATGCCGCCGATCATCGGCACCGCAATGCGCTGCATGATCTCCGATCCCGTTCCGGTACTCCACATGATCGGCAGCAGTCCGGCCATGATGGCGACCACGGTCATCATCTTGGGACGCACGCGCTCGACCGCGCCCACCATGATGGCCTCGTGGAGATCGTGGCGCGTGAGGCGTTTCCCTTCGGCGAGGCGTCTTGCTCTCATCTCGTCCAGTGCATGATCGAGGTAGATCAGCATCACCACACCGGTCTCGGCGGCAACGCCGGCGAGTGCGATGAAGCCGACGGCCACGGCGACAGATAGATTGAAGCCGAGCCACCACATCATCCAGATGCCGCCGACCAGAGCGAACGGCAGCGACAGCATCACGATCAGGGTCTCGGTCAAGGCACGGAAGTTCAGATACAGCAGCAGGAAGATGATCGTCAGCGTCACCGGCACCACGATCTTCAGCCGGGCGGCGGCGCGCTGGAGATATTCGTACTGGCCGCTCCAGACCACGTAGGTGCCGGGCGGAAACTGGATGCTTTCCGTCACGGCGCGTTGCGCGTCGGCAACATAACTTCCGATGTCGCGATCCCTGATGTCGACGTAGACATAGGTTGCAAGCTGGCCATTCTCGGTTCGGATCGACGTCGGCCCGCGCGCAGGCTCGACCTTCGCGACTTCGCCGAGCGGCACGGCGCCCCCCGACGGCATCGGCACCAGGATGTCGCTGGCGATCGCCTTGGGATTGTCCCTGAGGTCGCGCGGGTAGCGCATGTTCACCGTAAAGCGCTGCCGCCCCTCCACGGTCGTCGTGACGGTCTGGCCGCCGAGCGCGGCCGCGATGGTGTCCTGAACGTCCTGGATCAGGATGCCGTAGCGGGCAAGCGCCTCACGATCCGGCACGATCTCGAGATAATAGCCGCCGATGCCGCGCTCGGCGTAGGCCGACGACGTGCCGGGGACCGCCTTGATGACCCGCTCCACCTGCTTTGCGAGCCGGTCGATCTCGACGAGGTCCGTGCCGATGACCTTGACCCCGACCGGGGTGCGGATACCGGTGGAGAGCATGTCGATGCGCGCCTTGATCGGCATGGTCCAGGCGTTCGAGACGCCTGGAAACTGCAGCGCCTTGTCCATCTCGGCGATGAGGCTGTCGACGGTGACGCCGGCGCGCCACTGCTCCTTCGGCTTCAGATTGACAATAGTTTCGAACATCTCGGTCGGCGCCGGGTCCGTCGCGGTGGCGGCTCGTCCCGCCTTGCCATAGACCGAGGCGACCTCCGGGAACGACTTGATGATGCGGTCCTGCGTCTGCATCAGTTCGGTCGCCTTGGTGACCGAAATGCCGGGCAGTGTTGTCGGCATGTAGAGCAGTGTTCCCTCGTTCAGGCTCGGCATGAATTCGGTGCCGAGCTGGCGCGCGGGCCATATCGTGACGGCAAGAACGGCGACAGACGCCAAGATCACCAGCGTCTTGGCGCCCAGCACGCCCCTGATCACGGGACGGTAGATCCAGATCAGGAAACGGTTGATGACGTTCTTGCTCTCCGGAACAATCCGTCCGCGGACGAAGATCACCATCAACGCCGGTACGAGCGTCACCGACAGGAGGGCCGCCGCAGCCATCGAGAAGGTTTTGGTGAACGCCAGCGGGCTGAAGAGCCTCCCTTCCTGCGATTCCAGCGTGAAGATCGGCATGAACGACACCGTGATGATCAGCAGGCTGAAGAACAGCGCAGGCCCGACCTCGGATGCGGCATCGATCAGGATCTGGACGCGCGATTGATCCGGCCTGGCACGCTCCAGGTGCTTGTGCGCGTTCTCGATCATGACGATGGCGGCGTCCACCATGGCGCCGATCGCAATCGCGATGCCACCGAGGCTCATGATGTTCGATCCCAACCCCAGCAGCTTCATGGCGCCGAATGCCATCAGCACGCCCACCGGCAACATCAGGATCGCAACGAGCGCGCTGCGGACATGCAGCAGGAACACGATGCACACGAATGCGACGACGATGCTTTCCTCGAGCAAGGTATGCTTGAGCGTATCGATGGCCGCGTAGATCAGATTGGACCGGTCGTAGACCGGGACGATCTCGACCGATTTCGGCAGGCTGGTCGCGATCTCCCTGAAGCGCTTCTTGACGTTCTCGATCACGTCGAGGGCGTTGACGCCGAACCGCTGGAGCACGATGCCGCTGGCGACCTCGCCCTCGCCGTTCAGTTCGGCGATGCCCCGCCGCTCGTCGGGACCGAGTTCGACGTTCGCGACATCCCGCAACAGCACGGGTGTGCCGTTGCTCGTCTTCAGCACGATGTTGCCGAGATCGTTGATGCTCTTGATGTAGCCCCTGCCCCGGATGACGTATTCGAATTCGGAGAGCTCGACGGTGCGGCCGCCGACATCGGCATTGCTGGCACGGATCGCATCCCGGATCTTCTGCATGCTGATGCCGCGGTCCCGCATCCGCTGCGGGTCGAGGATCACGTTGTACTGCTTGACGAAGCCGCCGATGCTGGCGACCTCGGCGACGCCTTCGGCCTTGGCCAACGCGAATTTCAGATTCCAGTCCTGAATAGTCCGGGTGTCGGCGAGGTTCAATTCCCTGGACATCACCGCGTATTGGTAGACCCAGCCGACGCCGGTCGCGTCGGGCCCTATGGTCGGGGTGACACCGGCCGGAAGCCTGGACGACGCGCCGTTCAGGAATTCGAGGACGCGCGAGCGCGCCCAATAGATGTCGGTGCCGTCCTCGAAGATCACGTAGACGAACGACACGCCGAAGAACGAGAAGCCGCGCACCACCTTCGATTTCGGCACCGTCAGCATCGCCGTCGTCAGCGGGTAGGTGACCTGATCCTCGATCACCTGCGGCGCCTGGCCGGGATACTCGGTGTAGACGATGACCTGCGTGTCCGAGAGATCAGGGATCGCATCCAGCGGAAGGTGAACCAGCGCATAGAGGCCGGCGGCGGCGGCAAAGCCGGTGCCGAACAGGACCAGCAGCAGATTGCGCGCCGACCAGGCGATGATCCGGGCGAT
Encoded proteins:
- a CDS encoding efflux RND transporter permease subunit, with the translated sequence MIARIIAWSARNLLLVLFGTGFAAAAGLYALVHLPLDAIPDLSDTQVIVYTEYPGQAPQVIEDQVTYPLTTAMLTVPKSKVVRGFSFFGVSFVYVIFEDGTDIYWARSRVLEFLNGASSRLPAGVTPTIGPDATGVGWVYQYAVMSRELNLADTRTIQDWNLKFALAKAEGVAEVASIGGFVKQYNVILDPQRMRDRGISMQKIRDAIRASNADVGGRTVELSEFEYVIRGRGYIKSINDLGNIVLKTSNGTPVLLRDVANVELGPDERRGIAELNGEGEVASGIVLQRFGVNALDVIENVKKRFREIATSLPKSVEIVPVYDRSNLIYAAIDTLKHTLLEESIVVAFVCIVFLLHVRSALVAILMLPVGVLMAFGAMKLLGLGSNIMSLGGIAIAIGAMVDAAIVMIENAHKHLERARPDQSRVQILIDAASEVGPALFFSLLIITVSFMPIFTLESQEGRLFSPLAFTKTFSMAAAALLSVTLVPALMVIFVRGRIVPESKNVINRFLIWIYRPVIRGVLGAKTLVILASVAVLAVTIWPARQLGTEFMPSLNEGTLLYMPTTLPGISVTKATELMQTQDRIIKSFPEVASVYGKAGRAATATDPAPTEMFETIVNLKPKEQWRAGVTVDSLIAEMDKALQFPGVSNAWTMPIKARIDMLSTGIRTPVGVKVIGTDLVEIDRLAKQVERVIKAVPGTSSAYAERGIGGYYLEIVPDREALARYGILIQDVQDTIAAALGGQTVTTTVEGRQRFTVNMRYPRDLRDNPKAIASDILVPMPSGGAVPLGEVAKVEPARGPTSIRTENGQLATYVYVDIRDRDIGSYVADAQRAVTESIQFPPGTYVVWSGQYEYLQRAAARLKIVVPVTLTIIFLLLYLNFRALTETLIVMLSLPFALVGGIWMMWWLGFNLSVAVAVGFIALAGVAAETGVVMLIYLDHALDEMRARRLAEGKRLTRHDLHEAIMVGAVERVRPKMMTVVAIMAGLLPIMWSTGTGSEIMQRIAVPMIGGMMSSTLLTLVVIPAIFGLVKGRGLPPVERHALDDESLLRTPQAAE